Proteins from a genomic interval of Desulfuromonas sp.:
- the aroC gene encoding chorismate synthase: MSSTFGTLFRVTTFGESHCRAVGAVVDGCLPGISLTEADIQPQLDRRRPGQSHLTTPRNEADQVQILSGTENGRTLGTPIGLKVDNKDQRPGDYGSMSDIPRPSHADYTYRSKYGIHASSGGGRSSARETIGRVAAGAIAEKILREKFGVEIVAFVSAINTVEAGEIDLIGIDRQTVDSYVTRCPDAATDRAMEQVIVDAKAAEDSLGGIITCVCRNVPVGLGEPVFDKLEARLAQAMLSIPATKGFEIGSGFAGTRLRGSQHNDPFVKKGDRLGTVTNNSGGVQGGISNGEPIGFRVAFKPTATIGIAQKTVDMNGNEVVLEAEGRHDPCVLPRAVPIIESMAALVLLDLALIQKTRLG; this comes from the coding sequence ATGTCGAGTACATTTGGCACCCTGTTTCGGGTGACGACTTTTGGCGAATCACATTGCCGGGCGGTTGGTGCCGTCGTTGACGGTTGCCTGCCGGGCATTTCATTAACCGAAGCCGATATCCAGCCGCAGCTCGACCGGCGACGGCCCGGGCAGAGCCACCTGACGACGCCGCGCAACGAGGCGGACCAGGTGCAGATCCTTTCGGGGACGGAAAACGGGCGCACCCTCGGAACGCCGATTGGCCTCAAGGTTGATAACAAGGATCAACGGCCCGGTGATTACGGCAGCATGTCCGATATTCCGCGACCGTCACATGCCGACTATACCTACCGTTCTAAATATGGCATTCATGCATCGAGTGGCGGCGGCCGGTCGAGCGCCCGGGAGACCATTGGCCGGGTCGCGGCCGGAGCCATTGCCGAAAAGATCCTCAGGGAAAAGTTTGGCGTCGAAATCGTTGCCTTTGTCAGCGCCATCAACACGGTCGAAGCCGGAGAGATTGACCTGATCGGTATCGATCGGCAAACGGTTGATTCGTATGTCACGCGCTGTCCCGACGCCGCAACGGACAGGGCAATGGAGCAGGTGATTGTCGACGCCAAGGCGGCTGAAGACTCCCTCGGCGGAATCATTACCTGTGTCTGTCGAAACGTTCCGGTCGGACTCGGTGAGCCGGTTTTTGACAAGCTCGAAGCCCGGCTGGCCCAGGCGATGCTCTCCATTCCGGCGACCAAAGGATTCGAGATCGGGTCTGGCTTTGCCGGTACCCGGCTGCGTGGTTCACAGCATAATGATCCTTTCGTCAAAAAAGGCGACCGACTCGGGACGGTGACCAACAACAGCGGCGGCGTCCAGGGGGGTATTTCGAATGGTGAGCCGATCGGGTTTCGGGTTGCCTTCAAGCCGACGGCAACGATCGGCATTGCCCAGAAGACGGTTGATATGAATGGCAACGAGGTCGTTCTCGAAGCGGAGGGACGACACGACCCGTGTGTTCTGCCGCGCGCAGTGCCGATTATCGAAAGCATGGCTGCCCTGGTTCTGCTCGATCTGGCGTTGATCCAGAAGACAAGGTTGGGCTGA
- a CDS encoding response regulator codes for MAVRVMVVDDALFMRNMLKDIFTKAGHEVVGEAANGEEAIAKYAELKPDLVTMDIVMPLKSGIEALRDIRSSDPDACIVMCSALGQDALVVEAVQAGAKDFIVKPFKEERVLDVVRRVLGS; via the coding sequence ATGGCAGTAAGGGTAATGGTCGTCGATGACGCCCTTTTCATGCGAAACATGCTCAAGGATATTTTCACCAAGGCCGGACATGAGGTCGTTGGCGAGGCCGCTAATGGCGAAGAAGCTATTGCGAAATATGCCGAACTGAAACCTGACCTGGTCACCATGGATATTGTTATGCCGTTGAAAAGCGGCATCGAGGCGCTCCGGGATATCCGTAGTTCAGATCCGGATGCCTGTATCGTGATGTGCAGCGCCCTCGGTCAGGATGCACTGGTTGTCGAGGCAGTACAGGCCGGCGCCAAGGATTTTATTGTAAAACCGTTTAAAGAAGAGCGGGTGCTTGACGTTGTCCGCCGTGTTCTCGGTTCGTAG
- a CDS encoding AAA family ATPase has translation MMSLPPEMIAKLDRVLSAFEQLLPKPVEPIDWAVCPAANWRRHSFSGYLEPIEEVSKTELDHLLGIDQQKKIIENNTRQFLAGYPANNVLLWGSRGTGKSSLVRALLNRYVDEGLRIVQVDKNDLIYLPEIFAEIKDAPYRFVLLCDDLSFEPGEITYKMLKSALDGSVYAAPANVLIYTTSNRRHLLPEYEIDNLGAKMVNNEIHHGEAVEEKISLSDRFGLWVSFRTFSQEHYLRVVRQCIQDLAFENGIELKWDSQLEKEAVRWSHDKSKRCGRTAAQFARYRVGKARLAAE, from the coding sequence CTGATGTCCCTGCCGCCGGAGATGATAGCCAAGCTTGACCGGGTTCTGTCGGCGTTTGAGCAGCTGCTGCCAAAGCCGGTCGAACCGATCGACTGGGCGGTCTGTCCGGCCGCCAACTGGCGCCGCCACTCGTTTTCCGGATACCTGGAGCCGATTGAAGAAGTGTCGAAAACCGAGCTCGATCACCTGCTCGGGATTGATCAGCAAAAAAAGATCATAGAGAACAACACCCGGCAATTCCTCGCCGGTTATCCGGCCAATAACGTCCTGCTCTGGGGCAGTCGCGGCACCGGGAAATCATCGCTGGTCCGGGCCCTGCTCAATCGCTACGTCGATGAAGGTCTGCGCATTGTCCAGGTCGACAAGAACGACTTGATCTACCTGCCGGAGATTTTTGCCGAGATCAAGGACGCCCCCTACCGGTTTGTTCTGCTCTGCGATGACCTCTCCTTCGAGCCGGGAGAAATTACCTACAAGATGCTCAAAAGTGCACTCGATGGATCGGTTTACGCGGCGCCGGCGAATGTTCTGATTTACACGACCTCGAACCGTCGGCATCTGCTCCCCGAATATGAAATCGATAACCTTGGCGCCAAGATGGTCAACAATGAAATTCATCATGGCGAGGCGGTTGAGGAAAAGATATCACTCTCCGACCGGTTCGGGCTCTGGGTCTCATTCCGGACATTCTCCCAGGAGCACTACCTGCGGGTCGTCCGCCAGTGTATTCAGGACCTGGCGTTTGAAAATGGCATCGAATTGAAATGGGACAGCCAACTCGAGAAAGAGGCTGTCCGCTGGTCACACGACAAAAGCAAGCGCTGCGGGCGCACCGCCGCGCAGTTTGCCAGGTACCGTGTCGGAAAAGCGAGGTTAGCGGCCGAATAG
- the lon gene encoding endopeptidase La: MILPLFVGREKSISAVDAALAGDRQIFLAAQRDVEVEDPGQDDIYPTGTVAMIMRMLKLPDGRIKILVQGVSKAKITRFIDDKPHFSVGLVGITEESSTEPDLEMEALVRTVREQLTQISNFGKTMPPDVMSVLGNIEQPGGLADLVASNIGLRVEEAQNILEISDPVQRLKKIKDLLARELELASVQSEIQSQAKEEMGRSQREYFLREQLRAIQAELGESDPRAEDVAELRERLGKVKIPEEIESEIEKQLRRLESMHPEAAEYGTVRTYLDWLLDLPWSHSTRDSLDLIKARNVLDEDHFDLEKVKELILEFLAVRKLKKNLKGPVLCFVGPPGVGKTSLGKSIARALGRRFVRISLGGIRDEAEIRGHRRTYVGAMPGRIIQGVKQAGSNNPVFMLDELDKVGSDFRGDPSAALLELLDPEQNHAFSDHYINQPFDLSRVMFIVTANILETIPPALRDRLEIIRLAGYATEEKLAIARQYLVPRQIDENGLHKKDLDFSDNALRKIITGYTMEAGLRNLEREIGAVCRKVARRFADGKKSRVMINVASIGRFLGPARFLPEEERTENEIGLANGLAWTEAGGEVLYVEVRPMKGTGKLTLTGHLGEIMKESAQAALSVARAHSEELGIKEDFFEKSDIHVHVPAGAIPKDGPSAGITIATALISALSGRPIDKDVAMTGEITLRGKVLPIGGLKEKVLAAVQAGIKTIIIPEKNRKDLEEIPAHLRKKISFVYAGRIEEVLDAALKEKA, from the coding sequence GTCGACGCTGCCCTGGCCGGTGATCGGCAGATCTTTCTGGCGGCGCAGCGCGATGTCGAAGTTGAAGATCCGGGTCAGGATGATATTTATCCGACCGGCACGGTGGCGATGATTATGCGTATGCTCAAGCTGCCCGATGGACGGATCAAGATTCTTGTGCAGGGTGTGTCGAAAGCAAAAATCACCCGTTTCATTGATGATAAACCGCATTTTTCGGTCGGACTTGTCGGAATCACGGAAGAGTCGTCCACCGAACCTGACCTTGAAATGGAGGCCCTGGTCAGAACCGTACGGGAACAATTGACCCAAATTTCAAACTTCGGTAAGACCATGCCGCCCGATGTTATGAGTGTTCTTGGCAATATTGAACAGCCGGGCGGTCTGGCCGACCTGGTCGCCAGCAATATAGGTCTCAGGGTCGAAGAGGCGCAGAATATACTCGAAATCAGTGATCCGGTTCAGCGGCTTAAAAAGATCAAGGATCTTTTGGCCCGGGAACTCGAGCTCGCTTCGGTGCAGAGCGAGATTCAGAGCCAGGCCAAGGAGGAGATGGGGCGTTCGCAGCGTGAATACTTTTTGCGCGAGCAGTTGCGGGCGATTCAGGCCGAACTTGGCGAAAGTGACCCGCGGGCAGAAGATGTCGCGGAACTGCGAGAGCGTCTCGGTAAGGTTAAAATACCGGAGGAGATCGAAAGCGAGATCGAAAAACAGCTTCGCCGTCTCGAATCGATGCATCCGGAAGCTGCTGAGTACGGAACGGTCAGGACGTATCTCGACTGGCTACTCGATCTACCGTGGAGTCATTCGACTCGAGACAGCCTTGATTTGATAAAAGCACGTAATGTACTTGATGAAGACCACTTCGACCTCGAAAAGGTCAAGGAACTGATTCTGGAGTTCCTGGCGGTGCGGAAACTGAAGAAGAATCTCAAGGGGCCGGTGCTCTGTTTTGTCGGTCCTCCCGGGGTGGGCAAGACCAGTCTCGGCAAATCGATCGCCCGGGCCCTCGGCCGCAGGTTTGTGCGTATTTCCCTTGGCGGGATTCGCGATGAAGCTGAAATACGTGGGCATCGCCGGACCTATGTCGGGGCAATGCCGGGGCGTATTATTCAGGGGGTCAAGCAGGCCGGCAGCAACAACCCGGTGTTCATGCTTGATGAACTCGACAAGGTCGGAAGTGATTTTCGTGGAGATCCGTCAGCAGCCCTGCTGGAGTTGCTCGACCCGGAGCAGAACCATGCCTTTTCCGATCACTATATTAATCAGCCGTTTGATCTCTCCAGGGTGATGTTTATTGTGACGGCCAATATCCTGGAAACGATTCCCCCGGCATTGCGCGATCGTCTTGAAATAATCAGGTTGGCCGGATACGCAACTGAAGAAAAGCTGGCGATCGCCAGGCAATACCTGGTGCCGCGCCAGATCGATGAGAACGGTCTGCACAAAAAAGACCTCGACTTCTCCGACAACGCTCTGCGCAAGATTATCACCGGCTATACCATGGAAGCGGGGTTGCGAAACCTTGAACGGGAAATCGGAGCGGTCTGCCGCAAGGTTGCACGTCGTTTTGCCGATGGGAAAAAGTCGAGGGTGATGATCAATGTGGCATCGATCGGTCGTTTTCTCGGTCCGGCCCGCTTTCTGCCGGAAGAGGAGCGGACCGAGAATGAAATAGGACTCGCCAATGGTCTTGCCTGGACCGAAGCGGGTGGTGAAGTCCTCTACGTTGAAGTTCGCCCGATGAAAGGGACGGGGAAGTTGACCCTGACCGGTCATCTCGGTGAAATCATGAAGGAGAGTGCGCAGGCCGCACTTTCGGTTGCCCGTGCCCACTCCGAAGAACTCGGAATTAAAGAAGATTTTTTCGAAAAATCCGATATTCATGTGCATGTTCCGGCCGGGGCCATCCCGAAAGACGGGCCGAGTGCCGGGATTACGATCGCGACGGCGCTGATATCGGCTTTGTCAGGACGGCCGATTGACAAGGACGTGGCCATGACTGGTGAGATTACCCTGCGCGGCAAGGTCCTGCCGATCGGTGGCTTGAAGGAGAAAGTTCTGGCGGCGGTACAGGCCGGGATCAAAACGATTATTATCCCGGAGAAGAATCGCAAGGATCTGGAAGAGATCCCGGCGCATTTACGGAAAAAAATCAGCTTTGTTTACGCCGGCCGGATCGAAGAGGTCCTCGATGCGGCACTGAAAGAGAAGGCATGA
- a CDS encoding CheY-P-specific phosphatase CheC, with the protein MTFKQLTEEHLDALREISNVGMGHAATALSQMVGETIYLHVPRVTVADIVEVPDLMGGPEQVVVGITLQVRGDACGNILLVFPMESAKRMVSRLLGQAPVDGVFDEIGISTIKEVGNILASAYLGAMGSLLNLSLIPSIPLFANDMAGSIIDFLLIELSEEGNQALMIETEFHGNGLEEQIIRGHFFLMPDPTSLEVITTAVGGVNDRA; encoded by the coding sequence ATGACTTTCAAGCAGTTGACAGAAGAACATCTCGACGCCTTACGTGAAATCAGCAATGTCGGAATGGGGCATGCCGCGACGGCTCTTTCGCAGATGGTCGGCGAAACAATATACCTCCATGTACCGCGGGTGACCGTTGCTGACATCGTCGAAGTTCCCGACCTGATGGGCGGTCCGGAGCAGGTTGTTGTCGGGATCACCTTGCAGGTCCGGGGTGACGCCTGCGGCAATATCCTGTTGGTCTTTCCGATGGAAAGTGCCAAGCGGATGGTGTCGCGGCTTCTGGGGCAAGCACCGGTCGATGGTGTTTTTGATGAAATAGGAATCTCGACGATCAAAGAGGTCGGAAATATTCTGGCATCGGCCTACCTCGGCGCGATGGGCAGTCTGCTCAATCTGAGCCTGATTCCGTCGATTCCGCTGTTTGCCAACGATATGGCCGGATCGATCATCGATTTTCTCCTGATCGAATTGAGTGAAGAGGGGAATCAGGCGTTGATGATCGAGACCGAATTTCATGGCAACGGCCTGGAAGAACAGATTATCCGCGGGCATTTTTTTCTGATGCCCGATCCGACATCGCTTGAGGTGATTACCACTGCTGTAGGGGGAGTGAATGACCGGGCGTGA
- the thiL gene encoding thiamine-phosphate kinase, whose translation MKLAGRDEFSIIGFLKSRCGSSECLIRGIGDDCAVTTIGPGEVQLITTDLLTEGVHFKREWIGLNALGRKAVTVNVSDLAAMGAEPRFLFLSLAIPDLLTIADLENLLDGFLSACSGYGITLAGGDTCRSASGLTLSVTAYGVAAEAAWVGRDGAEVGDAVCVTGTVGDSALALQQLFSGQTPEEQLLQRHIDPTARVEVGRRLAAGDIPTAMIDISDGLLGDLEHLLSASGVGADLKLDLLPLSSSFRSALTNNASLIDLALAGGEDYELLFTAPPSALPMIDDIAASTGVPIGRIGSIVERHSELKVYGPDGVIPLPAKRGYKHFPETG comes from the coding sequence ATGAAGCTGGCTGGCCGCGATGAATTCAGCATAATCGGGTTTCTGAAGAGTCGATGCGGCTCTTCGGAATGCCTGATTCGTGGCATCGGTGATGATTGTGCCGTGACGACAATTGGCCCGGGTGAGGTTCAGTTGATAACGACGGATCTGCTGACCGAGGGAGTCCATTTCAAAAGGGAGTGGATCGGTTTAAATGCTCTCGGCCGCAAGGCGGTAACCGTCAACGTCAGTGACCTCGCCGCCATGGGGGCGGAACCCCGGTTTCTGTTTCTCTCTCTGGCCATCCCCGACCTGCTTACGATTGCCGATCTTGAAAATTTACTTGACGGGTTCCTGTCGGCTTGTTCCGGCTATGGAATCACTCTTGCCGGCGGCGACACCTGTCGCTCGGCCTCCGGTTTGACGCTGTCAGTTACTGCTTATGGAGTTGCCGCAGAGGCCGCCTGGGTCGGTCGAGACGGCGCTGAAGTTGGTGACGCTGTTTGCGTGACCGGTACGGTCGGTGACAGTGCTCTGGCGTTGCAGCAGCTTTTCTCCGGCCAGACGCCGGAGGAGCAGCTGTTGCAACGGCATATTGACCCGACCGCCAGAGTTGAAGTCGGCCGCCGGCTCGCGGCCGGTGATATCCCGACAGCGATGATCGATATTTCGGACGGCCTGCTCGGTGACCTTGAACACCTCCTCTCCGCTTCCGGGGTTGGTGCTGATCTCAAGCTTGACCTGCTGCCGCTTTCTTCATCCTTCCGTTCGGCGTTGACAAACAATGCCTCTCTGATCGATCTTGCCCTGGCCGGCGGCGAAGACTATGAACTTCTCTTTACCGCCCCCCCTTCAGCTTTACCGATGATCGACGATATTGCAGCATCAACCGGCGTGCCGATCGGCCGGATTGGCAGCATTGTTGAAAGGCATTCGGAATTGAAGGTTTACGGGCCGGATGGAGTCATCCCCCTGCCGGCGAAGCGCGGCTACAAACACTTTCCAGAAACAGGATAA
- a CDS encoding Hsp33 family molecular chaperone HslO, translating to MGDQLIRFISGDSQFRVIAAETTVLCEKLRRLHGTDPTATVALGRLATGAALLGGLLKGNQRLAIALEANGPLQKLHAETDAEGHIRASVKCPIAGLPPRDNRFDVANGIGKAGFLHVIKDLGLKEPYRGMVQLQTSEVGDDIAYYLTHSEQVPSSVILGITLDRNAEVGNAGGLMVQALPGCADELITELEKRLMKMPSLSSTLQNGGSIEDLLDDLFFDIECGPSERTALSFRCSCNRKQVSKILENLGRQELEEMSAGDEDVDVTCEYCRQTYRFSPADVSSLIG from the coding sequence ATGGGCGATCAACTTATCCGGTTTATTTCCGGGGACAGTCAATTCAGGGTCATCGCGGCAGAAACCACTGTATTGTGCGAAAAACTCCGCCGGCTGCATGGGACCGATCCGACCGCAACGGTTGCCCTCGGCCGGCTTGCGACCGGAGCCGCTCTGCTCGGCGGACTGCTGAAAGGGAACCAGCGTCTTGCCATTGCCCTGGAGGCAAACGGGCCCCTGCAGAAGCTGCATGCCGAGACCGATGCCGAGGGCCATATCAGGGCCTCGGTCAAGTGCCCGATCGCCGGTCTGCCGCCTCGCGATAACCGCTTCGATGTCGCCAACGGCATTGGCAAAGCCGGCTTTCTCCACGTCATCAAGGACCTCGGACTGAAAGAGCCTTACCGCGGCATGGTTCAGTTGCAAACCAGTGAGGTCGGTGACGATATTGCCTACTACCTGACCCACTCCGAGCAGGTACCGTCCTCGGTGATCCTCGGTATCACCCTTGACCGGAATGCCGAAGTCGGCAACGCTGGAGGATTGATGGTTCAGGCTTTGCCCGGTTGTGCCGATGAATTGATTACAGAGCTCGAAAAGCGTCTCATGAAAATGCCTTCGCTTTCGTCCACCCTGCAGAATGGCGGTTCGATCGAAGATCTCCTCGACGATCTGTTCTTCGATATCGAATGTGGTCCTTCGGAAAGAACAGCGCTCAGCTTCCGTTGCAGCTGCAACCGGAAACAGGTCAGCAAAATCCTCGAGAACCTCGGCCGGCAGGAGCTTGAAGAAATGAGCGCCGGGGATGAAGATGTTGACGTAACCTGTGAGTACTGCCGACAGACCTATCGTTTCTCGCCAGCAGACGTTTCGTCTCTCATCGGCTGA
- a CDS encoding chemotaxis protein CheR: MTDRESFGTEGKAPFVGADFTDEDFQEVVRILLSRRAFDLGSYKDRCIKRRIASRVRAKGLRSSANYVELLDADNDEIDALLAVLTIHVSHFFRNPSTYRVLEEKIFPELLAAARQTGRKQLRIWSVGCSSGEEPYSLALLLHEMVTDDVEVSILGTDISRPILKKAESGEYDAQRLAEVPDIVRERYFERVESTRFQLTEEIRQRVEFRSHDVLKNSDYPAADLILCRNVMIYFSREEQAKILDRFARALGPDRFLVLGRAETLVGSARHIFRSEYPVERIYRCIENEFGPERF, encoded by the coding sequence ATGACGGACCGGGAATCGTTCGGCACGGAGGGCAAGGCCCCGTTTGTCGGCGCCGATTTTACTGACGAGGACTTTCAGGAGGTTGTTCGGATTCTGCTGTCGCGCCGGGCTTTTGATCTCGGCAGTTACAAGGATCGTTGCATCAAGCGACGCATTGCCAGCCGGGTTCGGGCCAAGGGGTTGAGAAGCTCGGCCAACTACGTCGAACTGCTCGATGCGGATAATGATGAAATTGATGCACTTCTGGCCGTTCTGACGATTCATGTTTCGCATTTTTTCCGGAATCCGTCGACTTACCGGGTCCTGGAAGAAAAGATTTTTCCCGAGTTGCTTGCCGCGGCCCGGCAGACCGGGCGGAAACAATTGCGGATCTGGAGCGTCGGTTGCTCAAGTGGTGAAGAACCCTACTCGCTGGCTTTACTCCTGCACGAGATGGTCACTGATGATGTTGAAGTCAGCATCCTGGGCACCGATATCAGCCGGCCGATTCTGAAAAAGGCCGAATCTGGCGAATATGACGCCCAGCGTCTGGCCGAAGTACCGGACATAGTGCGCGAGCGTTATTTCGAGAGGGTCGAGAGTACCCGTTTCCAGTTAACCGAGGAGATTCGCCAGCGGGTTGAGTTCCGGTCGCACGATGTGTTGAAAAATAGCGACTATCCGGCTGCGGACCTGATACTCTGCCGGAATGTTATGATTTATTTTTCCAGGGAAGAGCAAGCGAAGATCCTCGACAGATTTGCCCGGGCCCTCGGTCCGGATCGTTTCCTCGTCCTCGGACGTGCTGAAACCCTGGTCGGATCGGCCCGGCATATATTCCGATCGGAATATCCGGTTGAGCGGATTTATCGTTGCATTGAAAATGAGTTTGGCCCGGAGCGGTTTTAA
- a CDS encoding methyl-accepting chemotaxis protein, with product MRVEITYKFIMGFIFVVASIVVLNLLVPRIGIAEVWQQLVSTGGAILVGLVLGSLFSKAFTGNIKVLTMAAERISNGDLSQTITLKESRFADETEDLADSLNRVNANLRELVGRVRDASVRVSDSAQGLSATSEEMTASSHELANTVEQISRGAEIQAETVEKASRLIKEMAVNTELVASSSKKVSDAVDITAQTAKGGGEKSRQTLERMLQILQDVERSGEQVVNFGHQLGKIGKIVEVINGIAQKTNLLALNATIEAARAGEYGRGFAVVAEEIRKLADSTTESAEEITTLIGQVQGEGQNVEVSLRNNIQEMDEGRKAINETNSAFEEIIETAVNTQSKATSIAELSRQQIEGANKMVEAIEEISQVVSDNAAATEEGSAATEEQSAAMSEMAESAQELATYAQTLAENVKRFRLGDDLPSA from the coding sequence ATGCGTGTCGAAATCACCTACAAATTCATCATGGGGTTTATTTTTGTCGTTGCTTCCATTGTGGTTCTGAACCTACTGGTTCCGAGGATCGGAATTGCCGAAGTCTGGCAACAGCTGGTTTCGACCGGTGGTGCCATTCTCGTCGGTCTGGTTCTCGGATCACTTTTCTCCAAAGCGTTCACCGGCAATATCAAAGTTCTGACGATGGCCGCAGAACGGATCAGCAACGGCGATCTTTCGCAAACCATAACGTTGAAGGAGTCGCGATTCGCCGATGAAACGGAAGACCTGGCGGATTCATTGAATCGGGTCAATGCCAACCTCCGGGAGTTGGTCGGTCGAGTCCGTGATGCTTCGGTCCGGGTCAGTGACTCTGCCCAGGGGCTTTCGGCAACATCGGAAGAGATGACAGCCTCCAGCCATGAACTTGCCAATACCGTTGAACAGATCAGTCGCGGGGCCGAAATCCAGGCCGAGACCGTTGAAAAAGCATCCCGTCTGATCAAGGAGATGGCGGTCAATACCGAACTGGTCGCATCCTCTTCGAAAAAGGTTTCTGACGCGGTTGATATCACCGCGCAGACGGCCAAGGGGGGTGGCGAAAAGTCGCGTCAGACCCTGGAGCGGATGCTGCAGATTCTTCAGGATGTCGAGCGCAGCGGTGAACAGGTGGTGAATTTCGGTCACCAGCTTGGCAAAATCGGGAAAATAGTTGAGGTGATCAACGGCATTGCCCAGAAAACCAATCTACTTGCTCTGAATGCGACTATCGAGGCGGCCCGGGCCGGAGAATACGGCCGCGGCTTTGCTGTCGTCGCCGAAGAGATCCGGAAGCTAGCCGATTCGACCACCGAATCAGCTGAAGAAATTACGACGTTGATCGGCCAGGTTCAGGGTGAAGGGCAAAATGTCGAGGTTTCGTTACGCAACAATATTCAGGAGATGGATGAAGGCCGCAAGGCAATCAATGAAACCAACAGTGCATTTGAAGAGATTATTGAGACGGCCGTCAATACCCAGTCGAAGGCGACCAGTATTGCTGAGTTGTCACGTCAGCAGATCGAGGGCGCCAATAAAATGGTCGAGGCAATAGAGGAGATTTCCCAGGTTGTTTCAGACAATGCGGCGGCGACTGAAGAAGGTTCAGCTGCAACCGAAGAGCAGTCGGCGGCAATGAGTGAAATGGCCGAGTCGGCCCAGGAACTTGCAACCTATGCCCAGACCCTGGCGGAAAACGTCAAGCGCTTCCGACTCGGGGATGATCTGCCGAGTGCGTGA